A region of the Fusobacteria bacterium ZRK30 genome:
AAAATATGAAGTATAATTTTCTGCAACACCTTTATTTACTACCAATAGTTCATCGTAATATATTTTGGCTTTCTCTATCTTATTTCCATTGATGTTTATCACCAATAATTTTTCTAAGATTAAGCCTCTGTACTTACTCTTAGGATAAGTTTCATAGAACTCTTCATAGGTTCTTTTAGCTTTTTCATCCTCTTTTTGAAGTTCATAGGTCGTTGCAATCTTTAATTTTGCAGCTTCCCTCAGATTACTTTCTTCATATAAAAGTTCTATCCTCATAAAGTTTCTAAGTGCCTTACTGTAATCCTTTGAGTTAAAGTATATCTGTCCTATACGATATGTAGCAGTATCCTTATAGGGACCATTTTCTACCTTTAATATATTTTCATAATATTTTTTTGCCTCATCGTAGTTTTTTTCCCTATAGTAGTAAGTTGCTAAATTAAAGTTAACTTTACTTCCATACTCCACACTATCTATCAGTTTTTTATACTCAACTACAGCAAGATCAATCTTTCCTTGTTTTTCATAGATAAGTGCCGATAAATATATCTTTTCATTGGAATCACTTATTTTTTCCTTCCATAGGTTGGCATTCTCATAGTCATCCACGTTGTAATACAAAGTTGTAAGTTCCTTAGCCGTTTTATTTTTTAATTTTTCATCCGCTGTATCTTGATATATCTTTGTATAAGTTTTAGCCGCACTCTTTATATCATTTAATTTGAAATATGCATCTGCTCTATAAAAATTAACATCCGCTATATAATTGCTCTCTGGATATTCTAAATTGAATTCTCCACTTTTTTTAATTACATCTTCATATTTTTCCTGGGTATAAAGAATATTTATCCCCCAGTATAAAGATCTTAAAGCATATTCACCTTTTTTATTCTCTTCGTAGAGGTCGTTATACCCCTTAAAAGACAAGTCAAATTTCCCTTCATTGTAATATGTTTCCGCTATTTGAAACTGGCTATATCCTTTATACTTTTGATTTTTACCCAGTTCACCAAATATTTCCCTGGCCTCTGAATATTTTCCCATTCTAAAGTTTGAAAGTGCTTCTAAATCCATAACTTCATGGCTATATTTTTTATATTCATTCACTGCGAAATATTGTTTTGCAGATCTTATGGCATCACCATAATTTTTAGCAGCAAAATGAGTTTTTATCAGATTATAACTGGCTTTTTCTTTTTGAACCAGACTTGCATCTTTTCCTATTATTACACCTTCAAATTTTTCTGCCGCTTTCTCATATTGTGTCAGTCCCAGATATGCAACTCCTAAAAGGTATCTATTTTCTGCCGTTTTAGGCTGGGGAGTCAGGTATGTTATCAGATCCTTATAACTTCCATCTGCAACTAAAATAGTTATTAAGTTTTCTGAAATTTTAGTATCGTTATAAGATCTCAGATATTCTTTATAAGTATCTTTAGCTCCCTTTATATCTCCACCTTTATAGTATGTATTTCCTACTATAAGATAGATCTTTTGTCTGTACTCAATATCTGTAGAAAATTTAGTTTTATATTCGTCAAATCTTAACCTTGTATTTTGAATATCTCCTAATCTGCTGTTAACCAAGATCAATTGATAAAGACCTTCCTTACTCTGTGTTCTATTGTAGACATCGGTATAATAAATTTTGGCTTTTTTATAGTTTTTTGTCTCAAAATATGATTTTCCCAAAAAGAGATCTATATTATTCCTATATTCCCTCTTCATCTTAGATTCATCGTAAGATTTTAAATCTTTTATAACTTCACTATATTTTTCAGCTCTAAAATCTATCAATGCCATATAATAGATCCCTTCGGAATTTAAATCTGTTCCCAAAAGATTTTTAAAATCTTCTTTTGATCTTTCAACTAACTTTTTACCCTCTATATCCCCCTTTGATTCCCCTACTTTAAACATACTAAAAGCTGACCCGTATATAACTTTAGGATCCTTAGAATTATCTACTAGTTCATAATATTTCATAGAAGTTTCATAATTTTTTTGAGCAAAATAATGATTGGCCAAGAGTATATTAGCTTTCTCCTCATTACTGCCACCCATTAATTTTTTATAGTACTCATCTGCTTTTGTCATCTCTCCATTAGACAGATAAATATCCAAAAGACCGTATCTTACATCTGCTATATATTTACTCTGAGGATAATTTATTTCTACATCTGTTAATTTCTTTATAGCCAACTCTTTATTGCCCAGCTTATATTGGTTCATCCCATACATATAACTGGCTAATTCTATGTTTTTTCCCTCAGCCGATCCCTTTAAGTATTCATCTAAATAGATAGTACTATTCACATACTCCTTGTTATTATAAGATGACAGGGATATATACAGAAGAGCATCCTTTGATCTTTCAGGTTTCGTAATAAGATATTTAAAAGTTTTTTTAGCCTCCTCATATCTGGCATTTTCATAGTAGGATACCCCCAAATAATAAACAGCATCTATTTTTTTAGGAGAATTTTTATCTATTAAATTTATTTCTTTTTTTGCTCCATTATAATCCTTTAGGTAGGTCAAATTTCTAGCTAAATAATAATGTGCTTCATTTTTTTCATCTATTTTTAATCTATCTAATTTTAAGTATTGATTAAAATAAGTTACAGAACTCTTATACTCTTTATTCAAATAGAGAGTCTTAGAAAGTCTTTCTAGTGCTACTTTTTGATAACTGCTCTCAGGGTATTTCCCCACAAAGGTTTTCAATTCATCTGTTGCCATGGAATATTCTTTAGCTTCGTATAATTTATCAATATATTTCATGTCATCTCTATCTGTAGCAAAAATTTGACCACTCACTACGATCAAAAGGGACAAAATTAATAATCTTTTCTTCACTAGTTCCTCCTATCTTAATTTTTCTAGCACACTTTCAATCTCTTGAATTGAAAGATCGGTATTAAAACATGGCCCATTTATTTTTTTGTTGAATACACCATATACAGACATTGGAAAAGCATCATAGATTCCTGCTACCAAATCTCTTTCACAGGCTACAGCTATTACAAGTTTTGGTTTTGTTTCCTTTAAAAACTTACGCGCCAGTGTTCCCCCAGTAGCAATCTTGGCTTTTACTCCATATTTCCTCTGTAATTCCAGGATATTACCCACTTTACACTTCCCACATTCTTTACAATTTTCTACCCTAGATGTCACCTTCAACGGGCATTCATAATTTTGAATACAATGGGGGAGTAAGATCGATACCCTGTTTGCAGGTACATCCTTGCATCGTTTTAATACAACACCGTTATTAAAACGAATAAATATCTTAGAGATCTTACTATTTTCAATCTCCTCTTTGGAAAATTTTCTAGCTATGATCACTAGAAGGTAAAATATGAGATATATCCACCTTAAAATAACTATTTTCAACATATCATCTTCTCCATCAGGTTTAACAGACAAAACCGTTATAAACCTTATTTATTCAAGGGATTCTTACATATGGTACTCTTAATTAGTATATCATATTAAAATTACACCGTCAAAAAAAGCTCAAGTTTTAACCAAAACTTGAGCTCACTTATATTTTTAATCTTTTAATGCCAAAGGCATCACTAAATATTTAAAATTCTTTTCATTCTCTATCGTTAATTCTACAGCACCACAAGATGTAGAAAGACTCAAGAGAACATTTTTCCCCTTCTCTATAAAAGAAAGATAATCCAATAAAAATTTTACATTTAGAGATATCTTCAGATCTTCTCCATCTTTTTTTATACCTATAGTTTCATTGATCTTGGCAATCTCAGATATCCCGCTTACCTCTAATAAATCACCTTTAAATTCAAATATCCCACTATTTTTAGATTCTGCATTATTTCTAACAAATATTTGCACCCTTTTAAGTACGTTTTTGAATTCAGCTGAATCTATTAAAACTTCTTTGGTATACCCTGTTGCATTTAATATTCCATCATAGTCTGGAAATGGCAGATCAATAACTCTGGTTAAAATTTCAGTTGCTCCAACCATAAATTTAACTTGGTTTCCTTCATATGCAAAGGTGATATCCTCAACTTTTTTCGAAGCTAAGATTTTGATTATAGCTTCCACACTCTTTAGAGGAATACTAACCTTTAATTCCCCCTCCAGGTCTACTTGTTCAGTTATATAAACCAGCCTGTAAGTATCTGTTGAGATTAATTTCAGCATCCCGCTTTCCAATTCCATCCTCAAACAATTTATAGATATATTATCTGTAGTTTGAGAAGCAGCAAATTTTGATTTTTCCATTAAATTCACAAAAAGTTCTATGGGTAATTTGTACTCTTTCCCACCTTGAAATCCCCTAATTTTAGGATATTCAGAAGCATCAAAAACAGAAAATTCAGAAGATGAATCTTCAGTTTCGATCAAAAGAGTTTCATTATCTATACTAAGAGTTATTTCTGTATCATTAATTTCTTTCAAGTACTCCTCTACCAATTGATGAGAAAATACCAGATTTCCACCCTCAATTACTTCTCCTTCCATCTTAGATGTAACAGTTAATTCTAAATTTGTTCCTTTTAAAATTATGGTGGAGTCATCGGCCTCCATGTATACACCTGAGATAATAGGTCTTATTTTATTTTCAGTGATTGCCTTACTCACTGTCCTTAAAGTTTTTAAAAATTCTTGTTTATTTACTTTTATTTTCAATTTTTACCTCCCTATCTTTTAACCTTCATTTTCAATTTCAATTCATTCTACCACATCTACCAGTAAAATTAAAGATTCCCCACCAAAAAAGGCGGGGAACTTATATTATTTAAATAAATAGGGTTTTAATTCTTCACTAAACCTTGTTTTAAGTTTTAATAAAGTTTTTTTCTCAATCTGTCTAACCCTTTCTCTAGTGATATTAAAAGTCTTACCAATCTCTTCTAAAGTATGAATATCATAACCGTCTATTCCATACCTTAACTTCACTATCTCTTTTTCACGAGGTTTCAGAGCGTCTAACATCTTAGTAATCTCTTCCTTACCTATTTCTCTTAAAACCTGGTTTTCAAGGGATTGTTCCTCAGGCTGACTTATGGTATCTTCTAAGAAGATATCCTCTCCTATGGATGCATTCAAAGACATCAGATCTTGAAATTCTAACATTACTTTTTGGATCTTGTCCTCTGGTATATTTAAGCCCTTTGATATCTCATTAAAATCAGGGTATTTGCTGGTTTCCATCACATGATTCATAATATATTTATTTATCTTATTCAACATATCATATTTATAAGATGGTATCCTTATCTCCCGTCCCTTACTAATAATAGACTTAGTTATAGATTGTTTAATCCACCAAACTGCATAAGTTGAAAATCTAAATCCCTTATCCACATCAAATTTTTTAATAGCATGGATAAGCCCAAAATTACCTTCACTAATCAGGTCTATTAAACCTAATCCTTTTCTGGTATACTTTTTAGCTACATTTACTACCAACCGTAAGTTAGATAGAATTAATTTTTCCTTAGATTCCTCACAGCCATTTTTGGCCGCTATAAGTAGTTTTAATTCCTCTTCCTTTGTCAAAATTTCGTACTGCCTAATATCTTTTAAATACAAAGATACTAAATCTTTTGTTCTCTCCATAGTCTCATCATCCTTAGTTTTAAAATTCTCTCTTTAAGTCTCTAGTCATCAATTCTTTAACCATTTCAGTTGCTAATTTATCTTCATATAATACTTTGTAGACACCTTCTAATATTGGCATTGACACCTTCTTCTTTTGAGCTAATTCGTAGACAGCTTTCACAGTCGGTACTCCTTCAGCTACCATTTCCATCTCATCTAAGATCTCTTGTAATTTCTTTCCTTCACCTAATTTTTGTCCCACATATCTGTTTCTACTGTGGGTACTAGCACAGGTCACTATCAGGTCTCCCATCCCGCTAAGTCCTGAAAAAGTCTCAGCTTTAGCACCTAGAGCTTCTCCAAACCTTACCATTTCTGCTAATCCTCTGGTTATAAGTGCCGCCTTTGTATTGTCTCCAAAACCTATACCATCAGCGACTCCTGCAGCTATTGCAATACCATTTTTTACTGCACCGCCTAGTTCCACCCCAATAATATCATTACTTTCATATACTCTAAAACTTTCTGTATTAAATAATTCCTGGATTTTTTTAGCACATTCAGATTCCCCGGCAGCTACTATTGTAGATGGAAGATTTTTTGCTACTTCCTCTGCATGGGTAGGTCCAGAAAGGATAACAATATTTTTATGGAATTTACCCAATATTTCGTCCTTAATCACCTGGGATAACCTCATCCCTGTAGATATCTCTATCCCCTTAGCAGTATTAACAATTATTGTTTTTTCCGTCAGTTGATTACTGATTTTGCCCATAACACTTCTCAGCACTTGAGATGGCACAGACATGATAAGATATTCTACTCCATCTAATAATCCTTCTATCTTAGATGTTACCTTTAAAGTTTCTGGAAATTCAGCATTAGATAAAAACTTTTCATTCACCCTATTTTTCTGTAATAATTCTGCTCTCTCTTCGTTGTAATCCCATAGAGTAACCTCATTTCCCTTCGACGCCATAATCCTAGCAAGAGCTGTCCCCCAAGAGCCTGCTCCCATCACTACAATTCTTCCCATAATTTACTCCTTTTTTAATCATTTAAAATATTTTAATTGTTTAAATTATTTTTTAGCTCCAAATTTATTTTCATTCCCATGAAGGAGTCTTTGGATATTACTTCTGTGCTTAAATATCACAAATAAAGCTATTACAAGGGCAAATCCAAACATATTCCATTTTCCTAACCCTTCTTTTACAGGCATGAAAAGCACCAATATCGGAAATAATCCTGCTGCTGATACAGAAGCCAAAGATACATATTTAGTTGAAAATGCAATTAATAAAAATACTACAAGTAGTATTAAAACTATATTTGGAACTAAGTATATAAACACTCCTAAACTAGTAGCAACACCTTTTCCACCTTTGAACTTTAAAAATATAGACAGAGTATGACCAACTATTGTAACCAATCCTACTAAAATAAGCTGCCATCCAACCAGTCCAGCTAAGCTAGCTAGAAAAACCGGCAGGTACCCCTTTAGGGCATCTGCCAAAAGAACAATTATCCCATACTGTAATCCCAGTACTCTGTAGGCATTGGTTGCACCAGTATTTTTACTTCCGTGTTCCCTGATATCTATTCCTTTAAACTTTTTCCCTATAACTACACCTGTTGGAATAGATCCCATAAAATAAGCTATTATTAAAAAAATTATTAATTTAACTTCCATTTTCCCTCCTAGATCAATCTATATTTTTTAATTCTTTATAAATTTTCCTACTACCTCAATGTGACTGGTGTTAGGAAACATATCCACTGGACAAACTTTGTTCAATTTATATCCCAACTTTTCTAATATCTCTGTATCCCGAGCAAATGTTGACGGGTTACAAGATATATAAACCACTTCTTTTATCTCAGTTTCAGATAATTTTTCCAATATATTTTGCGCTATTCCCTTTCTAGGGGGGTCAAATATTATTGAGTCTATTTGATTACCTGTTTCTATCAACTCAACTAATTTTTCCTCAGCTTTACCGTTTATAAATTCTATATTTTCTATTTTATTTTCTACACTTGTTTTCATTGCATCTCTTGTAGCTGATTCCACCATCTCTATCGCATATACTTTGTTAGCATCCTTTGACAGGATCATAGCAATGGTCCCTGTTCCTGAATAAGCATCCACTATATTTTTATCTTTTATATTATCAAAATAAGACATAGCTTTTTTATACAGCTTTTTAGTCTGTTCTATATTAATTTGGAAAAACGATGTTGGAGATATATTAAACTGAATTCCATATAACTCCTCCTTTATATATCTTTCTCCCATTAAGTGGATATTTTGCTCACCTAAAGCGAAATTTGTTCTTTTGTTATTGATAGAAACGTAAACAGACTTAATTTTGTCATTTTCATTATATAAAGTATTTAGAACACCTTCTATCTTTGAATCTACCTTGCCTTTGATGATAAGTACAACCATAGCCTCATTAAATGAAGTAGTCCTAACCATTATATGTCTCAATATCCCCTTGTGAGCTTTTTCATTGTATACACTTAGTTTAGCTTCATTTAGGAGCTCTTTGATCCTAGATATAATTTCATTTGAAAGCTTAGACTGAAGGATATTTTCTTCAACTTCAAATACTTCATGTGATTTCTTTTTAAAGAATCCCGATATTACCTTTCCATTTTTACGTGCAAATGGTTCAATTACTTTATTTCTATAATTAAATTGATCTTCTGCTCCTATAGTATCCGATATTTCTATTTTATCTAAATCTACCTTTCCTACTCTAGAAAGCACATCCTCTACCATATGTTTTTTATATTTTAACTGCTCATTATATTTAAGCATCGCAAAGTCGCATCCATGATGATCTTCAAAACTTATTTTATTTCCTGCTGCTCTATCTATTCCAGGTGTTATTATCTTTTTTATAAGACCTCTTCCATATGTTTTTTTTAGTGAAATTATCTCAACCTCTAAAAGGTCCCCAGGAACAGACATAGGTACAAAAATAGCTAGATCTTCGTAATATCCCAATCCTTCCCCACCAAAAATTATCTTATCTATTTTAACCTCTACTATACTTCCTTTTTTCAATTTCTACCTCTTTTCATAACAATTTATATTCAAACTACTACTTACTCATAATACAACCTAAACCAATCAAAGTCAAGTTTCAAACCTTTTTATTTTAATTTGAAACACTTTTTTTCATTTTGACATAGTTTATAGACTCAGAAACTTCCATTCCTATCTCTTTCTCAGCACTTTTTTTCATTGTATTTAAGTCCATTTTTTCTGTCAGCTTTATTTTTTCTCTGGATATATCCTTTTGAAGGTTTAGATTATAAGTTTTTTGAATCTTAATTTCCTTACTTACTCTAACTGCCTCTATTGTATAATGTAGACGTAACCCTTCCATAAAAATTAAAAAAATTATCGGTAATAAAATCATTAATATTTTATTTCTTTTTTTCATAATTTTTCTACTACTCTCAATTTAGATGAATGTGCTCTATTGTTAAATTCCAGC
Encoded here:
- a CDS encoding tetratricopeptide repeat protein, with product MKKRLLILSLLIVVSGQIFATDRDDMKYIDKLYEAKEYSMATDELKTFVGKYPESSYQKVALERLSKTLYLNKEYKSSVTYFNQYLKLDRLKIDEKNEAHYYLARNLTYLKDYNGAKKEINLIDKNSPKKIDAVYYLGVSYYENARYEEAKKTFKYLITKPERSKDALLYISLSSYNNKEYVNSTIYLDEYLKGSAEGKNIELASYMYGMNQYKLGNKELAIKKLTDVEINYPQSKYIADVRYGLLDIYLSNGEMTKADEYYKKLMGGSNEEKANILLANHYFAQKNYETSMKYYELVDNSKDPKVIYGSAFSMFKVGESKGDIEGKKLVERSKEDFKNLLGTDLNSEGIYYMALIDFRAEKYSEVIKDLKSYDESKMKREYRNNIDLFLGKSYFETKNYKKAKIYYTDVYNRTQSKEGLYQLILVNSRLGDIQNTRLRFDEYKTKFSTDIEYRQKIYLIVGNTYYKGGDIKGAKDTYKEYLRSYNDTKISENLITILVADGSYKDLITYLTPQPKTAENRYLLGVAYLGLTQYEKAAEKFEGVIIGKDASLVQKEKASYNLIKTHFAAKNYGDAIRSAKQYFAVNEYKKYSHEVMDLEALSNFRMGKYSEAREIFGELGKNQKYKGYSQFQIAETYYNEGKFDLSFKGYNDLYEENKKGEYALRSLYWGINILYTQEKYEDVIKKSGEFNLEYPESNYIADVNFYRADAYFKLNDIKSAAKTYTKIYQDTADEKLKNKTAKELTTLYYNVDDYENANLWKEKISDSNEKIYLSALIYEKQGKIDLAVVEYKKLIDSVEYGSKVNFNLATYYYREKNYDEAKKYYENILKVENGPYKDTATYRIGQIYFNSKDYSKALRNFMRIELLYEESNLREAAKLKIATTYELQKEDEKAKRTYEEFYETYPKSKYRGLILEKLLVININGNKIEKAKIYYDELLVVNKGVAENYTSYFEKKEDKKEDVVQVNTGSKKEVKEEKKSNNN
- a CDS encoding DUF116 domain-containing protein — encoded protein: MLKIVILRWIYLIFYLLVIIARKFSKEEIENSKISKIFIRFNNGVVLKRCKDVPANRVSILLPHCIQNYECPLKVTSRVENCKECGKCKVGNILELQRKYGVKAKIATGGTLARKFLKETKPKLVIAVACERDLVAGIYDAFPMSVYGVFNKKINGPCFNTDLSIQEIESVLEKLR
- the dnaN gene encoding DNA polymerase III subunit beta; its protein translation is MKIKVNKQEFLKTLRTVSKAITENKIRPIISGVYMEADDSTIILKGTNLELTVTSKMEGEVIEGGNLVFSHQLVEEYLKEINDTEITLSIDNETLLIETEDSSSEFSVFDASEYPKIRGFQGGKEYKLPIELFVNLMEKSKFAASQTTDNISINCLRMELESGMLKLISTDTYRLVYITEQVDLEGELKVSIPLKSVEAIIKILASKKVEDITFAYEGNQVKFMVGATEILTRVIDLPFPDYDGILNATGYTKEVLIDSAEFKNVLKRVQIFVRNNAESKNSGIFEFKGDLLEVSGISEIAKINETIGIKKDGEDLKISLNVKFLLDYLSFIEKGKNVLLSLSTSCGAVELTIENEKNFKYLVMPLALKD
- a CDS encoding RNA polymerase sigma factor RpoD/SigA — protein: MERTKDLVSLYLKDIRQYEILTKEEELKLLIAAKNGCEESKEKLILSNLRLVVNVAKKYTRKGLGLIDLISEGNFGLIHAIKKFDVDKGFRFSTYAVWWIKQSITKSIISKGREIRIPSYKYDMLNKINKYIMNHVMETSKYPDFNEISKGLNIPEDKIQKVMLEFQDLMSLNASIGEDIFLEDTISQPEEQSLENQVLREIGKEEITKMLDALKPREKEIVKLRYGIDGYDIHTLEEIGKTFNITRERVRQIEKKTLLKLKTRFSEELKPYLFK
- a CDS encoding NAD(P)H-dependent glycerol-3-phosphate dehydrogenase, whose amino-acid sequence is MGRIVVMGAGSWGTALARIMASKGNEVTLWDYNEERAELLQKNRVNEKFLSNAEFPETLKVTSKIEGLLDGVEYLIMSVPSQVLRSVMGKISNQLTEKTIIVNTAKGIEISTGMRLSQVIKDEILGKFHKNIVILSGPTHAEEVAKNLPSTIVAAGESECAKKIQELFNTESFRVYESNDIIGVELGGAVKNGIAIAAGVADGIGFGDNTKAALITRGLAEMVRFGEALGAKAETFSGLSGMGDLIVTCASTHSRNRYVGQKLGEGKKLQEILDEMEMVAEGVPTVKAVYELAQKKKVSMPILEGVYKVLYEDKLATEMVKELMTRDLKREF
- the plsY gene encoding glycerol-3-phosphate 1-O-acyltransferase PlsY; its protein translation is MEVKLIIFLIIAYFMGSIPTGVVIGKKFKGIDIREHGSKNTGATNAYRVLGLQYGIIVLLADALKGYLPVFLASLAGLVGWQLILVGLVTIVGHTLSIFLKFKGGKGVATSLGVFIYLVPNIVLILLVVFLLIAFSTKYVSLASVSAAGLFPILVLFMPVKEGLGKWNMFGFALVIALFVIFKHRSNIQRLLHGNENKFGAKK
- the rlmD gene encoding 23S rRNA (uracil(1939)-C(5))-methyltransferase RlmD, with product MKKGSIVEVKIDKIIFGGEGLGYYEDLAIFVPMSVPGDLLEVEIISLKKTYGRGLIKKIITPGIDRAAGNKISFEDHHGCDFAMLKYNEQLKYKKHMVEDVLSRVGKVDLDKIEISDTIGAEDQFNYRNKVIEPFARKNGKVISGFFKKKSHEVFEVEENILQSKLSNEIISRIKELLNEAKLSVYNEKAHKGILRHIMVRTTSFNEAMVVLIIKGKVDSKIEGVLNTLYNENDKIKSVYVSINNKRTNFALGEQNIHLMGERYIKEELYGIQFNISPTSFFQINIEQTKKLYKKAMSYFDNIKDKNIVDAYSGTGTIAMILSKDANKVYAIEMVESATRDAMKTSVENKIENIEFINGKAEEKLVELIETGNQIDSIIFDPPRKGIAQNILEKLSETEIKEVVYISCNPSTFARDTEILEKLGYKLNKVCPVDMFPNTSHIEVVGKFIKN